In one Andrena cerasifolii isolate SP2316 chromosome 2, iyAndCera1_principal, whole genome shotgun sequence genomic region, the following are encoded:
- the Rk gene encoding G-protein coupled receptor rickets isoform X4: MKVFKLMFQDHRFDRDLTSNNITDIPARAFHRVSNLEVLLLRRNRLHAIADDAFANLTSLRVLELDDNYLTNIPVAIVKLSGLEDLSLSNNRIESLEERVFQRATNLLSLDLRGNPIKRIHRNTFQHLRKLRKLILSNLKELRVFPNLNGTRSLEVLRLDRAQVTDVPSDLCEQCPKLRSLDMKSNYLREVPNLRNCSELRVLDLASNQISSLLDEPFKGLEMLHDLLLSNNKLRIIPGDAFSSLSRLQVLDLESNSIEYIHPDVFKETKHLEDLNLGNNVFPALPTLGLSGLLHLKTFNNPALREFPSPERFPRVQTMVLSYAYHCCSFLTVEVEDPVTKSSVQESILFPTDNEFDMSLWNSSFTDIWPQLNNMTDKFGSQINELWANFGSDFTYPGNLPSYVEDYFEEQNSRATLPAQTLPSHVQCLPQPGPFLPCQDLFDWWTLRCGVWVVFLLALLGNGTVVFVLIFSRSKMDVPRFLVCNLAAADFFMGIYLGLLAVVDASTLGEFRMYAIPWQTSAGCQLAGFLGVLSSELSVYTLAVITLERNYAITHAMHLNKRLSLKHAGYIMTVGWCFALAMATLPLVGVSDYRKFAICLPFETNGNAALTYVLFLMLINGVAFLILMGCYLKMYCAIRGSQAWNSNDSRIAKRMALLVFTDFLCWSPIAFFSLTATFGLQLVSLEQAKVFAVFVLPLNSCCNPFLYAILTKQFKKDCVLICKAIEESRVTRGIGRCRHSSNFSNRQTPVNTNSLVDRSSRDNQTPCACNSRLLESGQCSGYRRWGTRILWPCAKDTRPRHARSDQYAYQIAEIQQKQHKRASSVSSSENFSSSRSDSWRQTHHCGIPLRLLDPKRRASSWLITRKPSQDSNLSSSRNDSSGSATTASTSTWRISRSSASLEITARNTPRPARSKPRLTRQLAIQEPEPPGSPGRLAVRLLATIPSAAETSDQQDDDNTPQN, encoded by the exons ATGAAGGTCTTCAAGTTAAtgtttcaagatcatcgattcGATAG AGACCTAACGAGCAACAACATTACAGACATTCCAGCCCGTGCCTTCCATCGAGTCTCCAATCTTGAGGTGTT ATTACTCCGACGGAATCGTTTGCACGCGATCGCCGACGATGCATTCGCAAACTTGACGAGCCTTCGTGTATT GGAGCTCGATGACAATTATTTAACAAATATACCCGTCGCGATCGTAAAGCTCTCTGGCCTTGAAGACCT GTCCCTCTCGAACAACAGAATAGAGAGCCTGGAGGAGCGCGTGTTCCAGCGAGCCACTAATCTGCTGTCGCTCGATCTGCGCGGGAACCCCATCAAACGAATACACCGCAACACTTTTCAGCATCTACGGAAGCTCCGCAAGCT GATCCTCTCGAACCTGAAGGAGCTACGTGTATTCCCGAATTTAAATGGGACGCGATCGTTAGAGGTACTAAGATTAGATCGCGCGCAAGTGACGGACGTTCCATCGGATCTCTGCGAGCAGTGCCCGAAATTGAGAAGCCT AGACATGAAGTCTAACTACCTCAGGGAGGTGCCCAATTTGCGCAATTGCAGCGAGCTACGTGTCCT GGATCTAGCGAGCAATCAGATCTCCTCGTTGCTGGACGAGCCGTTCAAAGGCCTCGAGATGCTGCACGATCTTCTTCTATCGAACAACAAGCTGCGAATCATCCCAGGCGACGCGTTCAGCAGCTTGTCGAGGTTGCAGGTGTT AGACCTAGAGAGCAATTCCATTGAGTACATACACCCTGACGTGTTCAAGGAGACCAAGCACCTCGAAGACCT AAATCTAGGGAATAATGTGTTCCCAGCTCTGCCCACGCTGGGACTCTCAGGTCTCCTACACCTGAAGACGTTTAATAACCCAGCACTGAGAGAATTCCCATCGCCAGAGAGGTTCCCACGCGTGCAAACGATGGTGCTGTCGTATGCTTATCACTGTTGCTCATTCCTCACCGTTGAGGTGGAGGACCCCGTGACCAAGTCCTCCGTTCAAGAGTCCATCTTGTTCCCCACTGACAACGAGTTCGATATGAGTCTGTGGAACTCGAGCTTTACAGATATCTGGCCGCAGCTCA ATAACATGACCGACAAATTCGGCTCGCAAATAAATGAACTTTGGGCTAACTTTGGTTCAGATTTTACGTACCCTGGTAACCTGCCCTCATATGTTGAGGATTATTTTGAAGAGCAGAACAGCCGAGCTACGCTGCCAGCTCAGACACTGCCATCTCACGTCCAGTGCCTACCTCAACCTG GTCCCTTTCTCCCATGCCAAGACCTGTTCGACTGGTGGACGCTGCGCTGCGGCGTATGGGTGGTGTTTCTGCTGGCGTTGTTGGGCAACGGGACCGTCGTGTTCGTCTTAATATTCTCCAGGAGCAAGATGGACGTCCCCCGGTTTCTCGTTTGCAATTTAGCCGCGGCGGACTTTTTCATGGGCATTTATCTAG GTCTACTGGCTGTGGTGGACGCCTCGACCCTCGGCGAATTCCGCATGTACGCCATCCCCTGGCAGACCTCGGCCGGATGTCAGCTGGCCGGGTTCCTGGGTGTCCTCAGCTCCGAGCTGAGCGTGTATACGCTGGCGGTGATCACTCTGGAGAGGAACTACGCGATAACGCACGCGATGCACTTGAATAAACGCCTCTCCCTGAAGCACGCAGGTTATATAATGACCGTGGGCTGGTGTTTCGCTCTGGCGATGGCTACCCTGCCACTGGTCGGCGTGTCTGACTACAGGAAGTTCGCCATATGCCTGCCCTTCGAGACCAACGGGAACGCGGCCCTTACTTACGTGCTCTTCTTGATGCTGATCAACGGAGTGGCGTTTCTGATACTGATGGGATGCTACCTGAAGATGTACTGCGCCATCAGAGGCTCCCAAGCCTGGAACTCCAACGACTCCAGGATAGCCAAGCGGATGGCCCTGCTGGTGTTCACGGACTTCCTCTGCTGGTCCCCCATAGCGTTCTTCTCCCTGACTGCCACGTTCGGATTGCAACTAGTGTCCCTGGAGCAGGCGAAGGTGTTCGCCGTGTTCGTGCTGCCACTGAACTCCTGCTGCAATCCGTTCCTGTACGCTATACTCACGAAACAGTTCAAGAAGGACTGCGTGCTTATATGCAAGGCGATCGAGGAGTCCAGGGTGACTAGGGGGATCGGCAGGTGCAGGCACAGCTCCAACTTCAGCAACCGGCAGACACCGGTCAACACCAACAGCCTGGTGGACAGGTCGTCCAGGGACAATCAGACGCCCTGCGCCTGCAACTCAAGGCTCCTCGAGTCCGGCCAGTGCTCCGGTTACCGGAGGTGGGGCACCAGGATACTGTGGCCCTGCGCCAAGGACACGAGGCCACGGCACGCGCGCAGCGACCAGTACGCGTACCAGATCGCGGAGATCCAGCAGAAACAGCACAAGAGGGCCTCCTCTGTCTCCTCCAGCGAGAACTTCTCCTCGTCGAGATCGGACTCCTGGAGGCAGACGCACCACTGCGGTATCCCGCTGAGGCTGCTGGACCCTAAAAGGAGAGCCTCCTCCTGGCTGATCACCAGGAAACCGTCTCAAGACTCCAACCTCAGCTCGTCGAGGAACGACTCCTCGGGCTCGGCTACCACTGCCAGCACCAGCACCTGGAGGATCTCCAGGTCGAGTGCTTCCCTGGAGATCACCGCCAGGAACACGCCCAGACCGGCCAGGTCGAAGCCTAGGCTGACGCGGCAGCTGGCCATCCAGGAGCCAGAGCCGCCAGGATCACCTGGCAGACTGGCCGTCAGGCTCCTCGCGACCATACCTTCCGCAGCTGAGACCAGCGACCAGCAGGACGACGACAATACGCCGCAGAACTAG
- the Rk gene encoding G-protein coupled receptor rickets isoform X2, which translates to MCTQSCRGTAAAVVLAMLLCQICSAEKQPVSWRGPAVLETCNVTADGREFTCRGAGFLSILEPLGSAVLPSTGNLTILDLTSNNITDIPARAFHRVSNLEVLLLRRNRLHAIADDAFANLTSLRVLELDDNYLTNIPVAIVKLSGLEDLSLSNNRIESLEERVFQRATNLLSLDLRGNPIKRIHRNTFQHLRKLRKLILSNLKELRVFPNLNGTRSLEVLRLDRAQVTDVPSDLCEQCPKLRSLDMKSNYLREVPNLRNCSELRVLDLASNQISSLLDEPFKGLEMLHDLLLSNNKLRIIPGDAFSSLSRLQVLDLESNSIEYIHPDVFKETKHLEDLNLGNNVFPALPTLGLSGLLHLKTFNNPALREFPSPERFPRVQTMVLSYAYHCCSFLTVEVEDPVTKSSVQESILFPTDNEFDMSLWNSSFTDIWPQLNFTYPGNLPSYVEDYFEEQNSRATLPAQTLPSHVQCLPQPGPFLPCQDLFDWWTLRCGVWVVFLLALLGNGTVVFVLIFSRSKMDVPRFLVCNLAAADFFMGIYLGLLAVVDASTLGEFRMYAIPWQTSAGCQLAGFLGVLSSELSVYTLAVITLERNYAITHAMHLNKRLSLKHAGYIMTVGWCFALAMATLPLVGVSDYRKFAICLPFETNGNAALTYVLFLMLINGVAFLILMGCYLKMYCAIRGSQAWNSNDSRIAKRMALLVFTDFLCWSPIAFFSLTATFGLQLVSLEQAKVFAVFVLPLNSCCNPFLYAILTKQFKKDCVLICKAIEESRVTRGIGRCRHSSNFSNRQTPVNTNSLVDRSSRDNQTPCACNSRLLESGQCSGYRRWGTRILWPCAKDTRPRHARSDQYAYQIAEIQQKQHKRASSVSSSENFSSSRSDSWRQTHHCGIPLRLLDPKRRASSWLITRKPSQDSNLSSSRNDSSGSATTASTSTWRISRSSASLEITARNTPRPARSKPRLTRQLAIQEPEPPGSPGRLAVRLLATIPSAAETSDQQDDDNTPQN; encoded by the exons AGACCTAACGAGCAACAACATTACAGACATTCCAGCCCGTGCCTTCCATCGAGTCTCCAATCTTGAGGTGTT ATTACTCCGACGGAATCGTTTGCACGCGATCGCCGACGATGCATTCGCAAACTTGACGAGCCTTCGTGTATT GGAGCTCGATGACAATTATTTAACAAATATACCCGTCGCGATCGTAAAGCTCTCTGGCCTTGAAGACCT GTCCCTCTCGAACAACAGAATAGAGAGCCTGGAGGAGCGCGTGTTCCAGCGAGCCACTAATCTGCTGTCGCTCGATCTGCGCGGGAACCCCATCAAACGAATACACCGCAACACTTTTCAGCATCTACGGAAGCTCCGCAAGCT GATCCTCTCGAACCTGAAGGAGCTACGTGTATTCCCGAATTTAAATGGGACGCGATCGTTAGAGGTACTAAGATTAGATCGCGCGCAAGTGACGGACGTTCCATCGGATCTCTGCGAGCAGTGCCCGAAATTGAGAAGCCT AGACATGAAGTCTAACTACCTCAGGGAGGTGCCCAATTTGCGCAATTGCAGCGAGCTACGTGTCCT GGATCTAGCGAGCAATCAGATCTCCTCGTTGCTGGACGAGCCGTTCAAAGGCCTCGAGATGCTGCACGATCTTCTTCTATCGAACAACAAGCTGCGAATCATCCCAGGCGACGCGTTCAGCAGCTTGTCGAGGTTGCAGGTGTT AGACCTAGAGAGCAATTCCATTGAGTACATACACCCTGACGTGTTCAAGGAGACCAAGCACCTCGAAGACCT AAATCTAGGGAATAATGTGTTCCCAGCTCTGCCCACGCTGGGACTCTCAGGTCTCCTACACCTGAAGACGTTTAATAACCCAGCACTGAGAGAATTCCCATCGCCAGAGAGGTTCCCACGCGTGCAAACGATGGTGCTGTCGTATGCTTATCACTGTTGCTCATTCCTCACCGTTGAGGTGGAGGACCCCGTGACCAAGTCCTCCGTTCAAGAGTCCATCTTGTTCCCCACTGACAACGAGTTCGATATGAGTCTGTGGAACTCGAGCTTTACAGATATCTGGCCGCAGCTCA ATTTTACGTACCCTGGTAACCTGCCCTCATATGTTGAGGATTATTTTGAAGAGCAGAACAGCCGAGCTACGCTGCCAGCTCAGACACTGCCATCTCACGTCCAGTGCCTACCTCAACCTG GTCCCTTTCTCCCATGCCAAGACCTGTTCGACTGGTGGACGCTGCGCTGCGGCGTATGGGTGGTGTTTCTGCTGGCGTTGTTGGGCAACGGGACCGTCGTGTTCGTCTTAATATTCTCCAGGAGCAAGATGGACGTCCCCCGGTTTCTCGTTTGCAATTTAGCCGCGGCGGACTTTTTCATGGGCATTTATCTAG GTCTACTGGCTGTGGTGGACGCCTCGACCCTCGGCGAATTCCGCATGTACGCCATCCCCTGGCAGACCTCGGCCGGATGTCAGCTGGCCGGGTTCCTGGGTGTCCTCAGCTCCGAGCTGAGCGTGTATACGCTGGCGGTGATCACTCTGGAGAGGAACTACGCGATAACGCACGCGATGCACTTGAATAAACGCCTCTCCCTGAAGCACGCAGGTTATATAATGACCGTGGGCTGGTGTTTCGCTCTGGCGATGGCTACCCTGCCACTGGTCGGCGTGTCTGACTACAGGAAGTTCGCCATATGCCTGCCCTTCGAGACCAACGGGAACGCGGCCCTTACTTACGTGCTCTTCTTGATGCTGATCAACGGAGTGGCGTTTCTGATACTGATGGGATGCTACCTGAAGATGTACTGCGCCATCAGAGGCTCCCAAGCCTGGAACTCCAACGACTCCAGGATAGCCAAGCGGATGGCCCTGCTGGTGTTCACGGACTTCCTCTGCTGGTCCCCCATAGCGTTCTTCTCCCTGACTGCCACGTTCGGATTGCAACTAGTGTCCCTGGAGCAGGCGAAGGTGTTCGCCGTGTTCGTGCTGCCACTGAACTCCTGCTGCAATCCGTTCCTGTACGCTATACTCACGAAACAGTTCAAGAAGGACTGCGTGCTTATATGCAAGGCGATCGAGGAGTCCAGGGTGACTAGGGGGATCGGCAGGTGCAGGCACAGCTCCAACTTCAGCAACCGGCAGACACCGGTCAACACCAACAGCCTGGTGGACAGGTCGTCCAGGGACAATCAGACGCCCTGCGCCTGCAACTCAAGGCTCCTCGAGTCCGGCCAGTGCTCCGGTTACCGGAGGTGGGGCACCAGGATACTGTGGCCCTGCGCCAAGGACACGAGGCCACGGCACGCGCGCAGCGACCAGTACGCGTACCAGATCGCGGAGATCCAGCAGAAACAGCACAAGAGGGCCTCCTCTGTCTCCTCCAGCGAGAACTTCTCCTCGTCGAGATCGGACTCCTGGAGGCAGACGCACCACTGCGGTATCCCGCTGAGGCTGCTGGACCCTAAAAGGAGAGCCTCCTCCTGGCTGATCACCAGGAAACCGTCTCAAGACTCCAACCTCAGCTCGTCGAGGAACGACTCCTCGGGCTCGGCTACCACTGCCAGCACCAGCACCTGGAGGATCTCCAGGTCGAGTGCTTCCCTGGAGATCACCGCCAGGAACACGCCCAGACCGGCCAGGTCGAAGCCTAGGCTGACGCGGCAGCTGGCCATCCAGGAGCCAGAGCCGCCAGGATCACCTGGCAGACTGGCCGTCAGGCTCCTCGCGACCATACCTTCCGCAGCTGAGACCAGCGACCAGCAGGACGACGACAATACGCCGCAGAACTAG
- the Rk gene encoding G-protein coupled receptor rickets isoform X1 gives MCTQSCRGTAAAVVLAMLLCQICSAEKQPVSWRGPAVLETCNVTADGREFTCRGAGFLSILEPLGSAVLPSTGNLTILDLTSNNITDIPARAFHRVSNLEVLLLRRNRLHAIADDAFANLTSLRVLELDDNYLTNIPVAIVKLSGLEDLSLSNNRIESLEERVFQRATNLLSLDLRGNPIKRIHRNTFQHLRKLRKLILSNLKELRVFPNLNGTRSLEVLRLDRAQVTDVPSDLCEQCPKLRSLDMKSNYLREVPNLRNCSELRVLDLASNQISSLLDEPFKGLEMLHDLLLSNNKLRIIPGDAFSSLSRLQVLDLESNSIEYIHPDVFKETKHLEDLNLGNNVFPALPTLGLSGLLHLKTFNNPALREFPSPERFPRVQTMVLSYAYHCCSFLTVEVEDPVTKSSVQESILFPTDNEFDMSLWNSSFTDIWPQLNNMTDKFGSQINELWANFGSDFTYPGNLPSYVEDYFEEQNSRATLPAQTLPSHVQCLPQPGPFLPCQDLFDWWTLRCGVWVVFLLALLGNGTVVFVLIFSRSKMDVPRFLVCNLAAADFFMGIYLGLLAVVDASTLGEFRMYAIPWQTSAGCQLAGFLGVLSSELSVYTLAVITLERNYAITHAMHLNKRLSLKHAGYIMTVGWCFALAMATLPLVGVSDYRKFAICLPFETNGNAALTYVLFLMLINGVAFLILMGCYLKMYCAIRGSQAWNSNDSRIAKRMALLVFTDFLCWSPIAFFSLTATFGLQLVSLEQAKVFAVFVLPLNSCCNPFLYAILTKQFKKDCVLICKAIEESRVTRGIGRCRHSSNFSNRQTPVNTNSLVDRSSRDNQTPCACNSRLLESGQCSGYRRWGTRILWPCAKDTRPRHARSDQYAYQIAEIQQKQHKRASSVSSSENFSSSRSDSWRQTHHCGIPLRLLDPKRRASSWLITRKPSQDSNLSSSRNDSSGSATTASTSTWRISRSSASLEITARNTPRPARSKPRLTRQLAIQEPEPPGSPGRLAVRLLATIPSAAETSDQQDDDNTPQN, from the exons AGACCTAACGAGCAACAACATTACAGACATTCCAGCCCGTGCCTTCCATCGAGTCTCCAATCTTGAGGTGTT ATTACTCCGACGGAATCGTTTGCACGCGATCGCCGACGATGCATTCGCAAACTTGACGAGCCTTCGTGTATT GGAGCTCGATGACAATTATTTAACAAATATACCCGTCGCGATCGTAAAGCTCTCTGGCCTTGAAGACCT GTCCCTCTCGAACAACAGAATAGAGAGCCTGGAGGAGCGCGTGTTCCAGCGAGCCACTAATCTGCTGTCGCTCGATCTGCGCGGGAACCCCATCAAACGAATACACCGCAACACTTTTCAGCATCTACGGAAGCTCCGCAAGCT GATCCTCTCGAACCTGAAGGAGCTACGTGTATTCCCGAATTTAAATGGGACGCGATCGTTAGAGGTACTAAGATTAGATCGCGCGCAAGTGACGGACGTTCCATCGGATCTCTGCGAGCAGTGCCCGAAATTGAGAAGCCT AGACATGAAGTCTAACTACCTCAGGGAGGTGCCCAATTTGCGCAATTGCAGCGAGCTACGTGTCCT GGATCTAGCGAGCAATCAGATCTCCTCGTTGCTGGACGAGCCGTTCAAAGGCCTCGAGATGCTGCACGATCTTCTTCTATCGAACAACAAGCTGCGAATCATCCCAGGCGACGCGTTCAGCAGCTTGTCGAGGTTGCAGGTGTT AGACCTAGAGAGCAATTCCATTGAGTACATACACCCTGACGTGTTCAAGGAGACCAAGCACCTCGAAGACCT AAATCTAGGGAATAATGTGTTCCCAGCTCTGCCCACGCTGGGACTCTCAGGTCTCCTACACCTGAAGACGTTTAATAACCCAGCACTGAGAGAATTCCCATCGCCAGAGAGGTTCCCACGCGTGCAAACGATGGTGCTGTCGTATGCTTATCACTGTTGCTCATTCCTCACCGTTGAGGTGGAGGACCCCGTGACCAAGTCCTCCGTTCAAGAGTCCATCTTGTTCCCCACTGACAACGAGTTCGATATGAGTCTGTGGAACTCGAGCTTTACAGATATCTGGCCGCAGCTCA ATAACATGACCGACAAATTCGGCTCGCAAATAAATGAACTTTGGGCTAACTTTGGTTCAGATTTTACGTACCCTGGTAACCTGCCCTCATATGTTGAGGATTATTTTGAAGAGCAGAACAGCCGAGCTACGCTGCCAGCTCAGACACTGCCATCTCACGTCCAGTGCCTACCTCAACCTG GTCCCTTTCTCCCATGCCAAGACCTGTTCGACTGGTGGACGCTGCGCTGCGGCGTATGGGTGGTGTTTCTGCTGGCGTTGTTGGGCAACGGGACCGTCGTGTTCGTCTTAATATTCTCCAGGAGCAAGATGGACGTCCCCCGGTTTCTCGTTTGCAATTTAGCCGCGGCGGACTTTTTCATGGGCATTTATCTAG GTCTACTGGCTGTGGTGGACGCCTCGACCCTCGGCGAATTCCGCATGTACGCCATCCCCTGGCAGACCTCGGCCGGATGTCAGCTGGCCGGGTTCCTGGGTGTCCTCAGCTCCGAGCTGAGCGTGTATACGCTGGCGGTGATCACTCTGGAGAGGAACTACGCGATAACGCACGCGATGCACTTGAATAAACGCCTCTCCCTGAAGCACGCAGGTTATATAATGACCGTGGGCTGGTGTTTCGCTCTGGCGATGGCTACCCTGCCACTGGTCGGCGTGTCTGACTACAGGAAGTTCGCCATATGCCTGCCCTTCGAGACCAACGGGAACGCGGCCCTTACTTACGTGCTCTTCTTGATGCTGATCAACGGAGTGGCGTTTCTGATACTGATGGGATGCTACCTGAAGATGTACTGCGCCATCAGAGGCTCCCAAGCCTGGAACTCCAACGACTCCAGGATAGCCAAGCGGATGGCCCTGCTGGTGTTCACGGACTTCCTCTGCTGGTCCCCCATAGCGTTCTTCTCCCTGACTGCCACGTTCGGATTGCAACTAGTGTCCCTGGAGCAGGCGAAGGTGTTCGCCGTGTTCGTGCTGCCACTGAACTCCTGCTGCAATCCGTTCCTGTACGCTATACTCACGAAACAGTTCAAGAAGGACTGCGTGCTTATATGCAAGGCGATCGAGGAGTCCAGGGTGACTAGGGGGATCGGCAGGTGCAGGCACAGCTCCAACTTCAGCAACCGGCAGACACCGGTCAACACCAACAGCCTGGTGGACAGGTCGTCCAGGGACAATCAGACGCCCTGCGCCTGCAACTCAAGGCTCCTCGAGTCCGGCCAGTGCTCCGGTTACCGGAGGTGGGGCACCAGGATACTGTGGCCCTGCGCCAAGGACACGAGGCCACGGCACGCGCGCAGCGACCAGTACGCGTACCAGATCGCGGAGATCCAGCAGAAACAGCACAAGAGGGCCTCCTCTGTCTCCTCCAGCGAGAACTTCTCCTCGTCGAGATCGGACTCCTGGAGGCAGACGCACCACTGCGGTATCCCGCTGAGGCTGCTGGACCCTAAAAGGAGAGCCTCCTCCTGGCTGATCACCAGGAAACCGTCTCAAGACTCCAACCTCAGCTCGTCGAGGAACGACTCCTCGGGCTCGGCTACCACTGCCAGCACCAGCACCTGGAGGATCTCCAGGTCGAGTGCTTCCCTGGAGATCACCGCCAGGAACACGCCCAGACCGGCCAGGTCGAAGCCTAGGCTGACGCGGCAGCTGGCCATCCAGGAGCCAGAGCCGCCAGGATCACCTGGCAGACTGGCCGTCAGGCTCCTCGCGACCATACCTTCCGCAGCTGAGACCAGCGACCAGCAGGACGACGACAATACGCCGCAGAACTAG